One genomic window of Diospyros lotus cultivar Yz01 chromosome 8, ASM1463336v1, whole genome shotgun sequence includes the following:
- the LOC127808471 gene encoding basic leucine zipper 4-like, protein MLLSQEPALFHFQFPLSEVTFTPTEIHELLSLFDSDFPANSASGSEAARRVYSDEERKRRRTISNRESAKRSRWRKKKHLENLTGQVNRMRTENRELKNRLCLALQQCHIAQRETEQLQTERFLLQQRLSYLCQNLLSMHLQEQ, encoded by the coding sequence ATGCTGCTTTCACAAGAACCGGCGCTTTTTCACTTCCAATTCCCACTCTCTGAGGTCACTTTCACGCCCACTGAAATCCACGAGCTCTTGTCTCTCTTTGACTCCGATTTTCCGGCCAACTCCGCGTCCGGTTCCGAAGCGGCCCGGAGGGTCTACTCTGATGAGGAGCGGAAGCGGCGGCGGACCATATCGAACCGGGAGTCGGCCAAGCGGTCCaggtggaggaagaagaagcatttGGAGAACCTGACGGGCCAAGTGAACCGGATGAGGACGGAGAACCGGGAGCTCAAGAACAGGCTGTGCTTGGCCTTGCAGCAGTGTCATATTGCGCAGAGAGAAACCGAGCAACTTCAAACCGAGCGGTTCTTGCTGCAGCAAAGACTCTCCTATTTATGCCAAAACTTGCTTTCCATGCACTTGCAAGAACAATAA